Proteins co-encoded in one Rhopalosiphum maidis isolate BTI-1 chromosome 2, ASM367621v3, whole genome shotgun sequence genomic window:
- the LOC113553538 gene encoding beta-galactosidase-like — MHWFGIYCFWSLFTYVLSDTHNSTKERTFIVDYEKNEFLKDGEVFRYVSGDLHYFRIPRLYWKDRIQKIKAAGLNAITTYVEWSLHEPFPGIYNFEGMADLEYFIKLIQDEGMYLLLRPGPYICAERDFGGFPYWLLNVTPKGSLRTNDSSYKKYVSKWFSVFMPKIQPYLYGNGGNIIMVQVENEYGSYHACDLDYKLWLRDLFKGYVENKALLYTIDMCQQSSFDCGSIPEVYATVDFGISANASTCFNLMKKVQKGGPPVNSEFYPGWLAHWQEPHPTVNSNDVVRQMKSMLSMNASFSFYMFHGGTNFGFTSGANTNDTNANIGYIPQLTSYDYDAPLTEAGDPTEKYFKIKQTLENASVSLNSLHSHTKVEGLTRYFYKHSDTNDVSPTSMHKAAYGVYYLQPLVSIFETVTHRIEPMSSAAPITFEAMDINTGFVMYETTLLNNKFQNPVNLTVESVRDRAIIYLDRVQVGTMNRLKANTTMYLNISNNSAQKLSILIENQGRINYGDFIEDRKGIVGDVLLENTKLGPWKMIAHPLNETSWLSSIKPVDSVQVPAFYRTQFILPENYTNTLDTYLDTSGWTKGVAFLNNINLGRYWPLAGPQVTLYVPATFLKPPPNVNTLVMFELESAPQDLAIKFVDKSILNGPINT; from the exons atgCATTGGTTTGGCATCTATTGTTTTTGGtctttatttacttatgtttTATCTGATACTCATAATTCC acgaAAGAACGGACGTTTATTGtagattatgaaaaaaatgaattcctAAAAGACGGAGAAGTATTTCGGTATGTTTCTGGTGATCTACACTATTTTCGAATTCCTAGACTTTATTGGAAAGAcagaattcaaaaaataaaagccgCTGGATTAAATGCTATTACAAC ttatgtaGAATGGAGTTTACATGAACCATTCCctggtatatataattttgaagggATGGCTGACttggagtattttataaaactgataCAAGACGAAGGCATGTACCTACTCTTGAGACCTGGACCATATATATGTGCAGAACGTGATTTT GGTGGATTTCCATATTGGTTATTGAACGTTACGCCTAAAGGGAGCTTGAGGACTAATGattcaa gttataaaaaatatgtttcgaAATGGTTCAGTGTGTTTATGCCAAAAATTCAACCTTATTTGTATGGAAATGGTGGGAATATCATTATGGTCCAG GTAGAAAACGAGTATGGGAGTTATCATGCATGTGATTTAGACTATAAACTGTGGTTACGTGATTTATTTAAAGGCTACGTAGAAAATAAAGCTCTACTCTATACAATTGATATGTGTCAACAGAGCAGTTTTGATTGTGGCTCTATTCCAGAAGTGTACGCGACTGTTGATTTCGGAATTTCAGCTAACG cttcCACGTGTTTTAACTTGATGAAAAAGGTGCAAAAAGGTGGACCGCCAGTAAATTCTGAGTTTTATCCGGGTTGGTTAGCTCATTGGCAGGAACCACATCCTACAGTAAATTCTAACGATGTTGTGAGGCAAATGAAATCAATGCTTTCGATGAACGCTtcgtttagtttttatatgtttcacGGAGGTACAAACTTTGGATTTACGTCTGGCGCCAATACCAACGACACTAACGCGAATATCGGATATATACCTCAACTAACATCATATGATTATGATGCTCCGTTAACCGAAGCAGGTGACCCGaccgaaaaatatttcaagattaAACAGACTCTTGAAAATGCCAGTGTGAGTCTTAACAGTTTACACAGTCATACAAAAGTCGAAGGTCTAactcgttatttttataaacactcTGACACTAACGATGTATCGCCGACTTCAATGCATAAAGCAGCATATGGTGTATACTATTTACAACCATTGGTTAGTATATTTGAAACGGTTACTCATCGAATCGAACCAATGTCAAGTGCTGCACCGATAACGTTTGAAGCTATGGATATCAACACTGGttttgtaatgtatgaaacaaCATTATTGAACAATAAGTTCCAAAATCCTGTAAATTTAACTGTGGAATCTGTAAGAGATCGAGCAATCATATACCTGGATCGA gttCAAGTTGGCACTATGAATCGATTAAAAGCAAACACAActatgtatttaaacattagtAATAACTCTGCTCAAAaactgagtattttgatagaGAACCAAGGAAGGATTAACTACGGAGACTTTATCGAAGACAGAAAG GGAATTGTGGGTGATGTACTActtgaaaatacaaaactaGGTCCGTGGAAGATGATTGCACATCCTTTAAATGAAACGTCTTGGCTTTCTTCAATTAAACCAGTGGATAGTGTCCAAGTACCGGCATTTTATAGAACACAGTTTATTTTACCAGAAAATTATACGAATACCTTAGATACATATCTGGATACTTCAGGTTGGACTAAG ggagtagcatttttaaataatataaatctggGTCGTTATTGGCCACTTGCCGGGCCTCAAGTTACACTTTACGTACCCGCTACTTTTCTAAAGCCACCGCCCAATGTTAATACACTTGTTATGTTTGAACTTGAAAGCGCACCTCAAGACTTGGCAATTAAGTTTGTAGACAAGTCAATTCTTAATGGCCCAATAAACACatag